The following coding sequences are from one Novosphingobium sp. Gsoil 351 window:
- a CDS encoding homocysteine S-methyltransferase family protein, producing the protein MTKREQFLDAAARRILITDGAFGTEIQNWKLAEADYAGSLGLAKDQKGNNDILALTAPHVPESIHRAYFAAGADIAETNTFSANRISQADYAAEHLVRDINLGSARMARRVADEFEAADGRPRFVAGAIGPTNKTLSLSPDVNDPGFREIDWDFLVEVYKEQAAALVEGGADFILIETVFDTLNCKAGIMAVKQLESELGREVPLMLSMTLTDLSGRNLSGHTVEAFWYAVRHARPLTIGLNCSFGATQLRPHVRALSAIADAAIMVYPNAGLPNELGEYDERPETTAALVREWAEAGQVNVLGGCCGSTPEHIAAIAAAAASRPPRKLPELAPVTRLAGLEPFVMAA; encoded by the coding sequence ATGACCAAGCGCGAACAGTTTCTCGACGCCGCCGCCAGGCGCATCCTGATCACCGACGGCGCATTCGGCACCGAGATCCAGAACTGGAAGCTGGCCGAAGCCGACTATGCCGGATCGCTGGGGCTGGCCAAGGACCAGAAGGGCAACAACGACATCCTCGCGCTGACCGCACCGCACGTTCCGGAATCGATCCACCGCGCCTATTTCGCCGCCGGTGCCGACATCGCCGAGACCAACACCTTCTCGGCCAACCGGATCAGCCAGGCCGACTACGCAGCAGAGCATCTGGTGCGCGACATCAACCTGGGATCCGCGCGGATGGCGCGGCGGGTGGCGGACGAGTTCGAGGCTGCCGATGGCCGCCCGCGCTTCGTGGCCGGCGCCATCGGGCCGACCAACAAGACGCTGTCGCTCTCGCCCGACGTCAACGATCCGGGCTTTCGCGAGATCGACTGGGACTTCCTCGTCGAGGTTTACAAGGAACAGGCCGCCGCGCTGGTCGAAGGCGGGGCCGATTTCATCCTGATCGAGACCGTGTTCGACACGCTCAACTGCAAGGCCGGGATCATGGCGGTCAAGCAGCTCGAATCCGAGCTGGGCCGCGAGGTGCCGCTGATGCTGTCGATGACCCTGACCGACCTTTCGGGGCGCAATCTGTCGGGCCACACGGTGGAGGCGTTCTGGTACGCGGTGCGCCATGCCCGCCCGCTGACGATCGGGCTCAACTGCTCGTTCGGCGCGACGCAATTGCGCCCGCACGTGCGCGCGCTGAGCGCGATCGCCGACGCCGCAATCATGGTCTATCCCAACGCCGGGCTGCCCAACGAGCTGGGCGAGTACGACGAACGTCCCGAAACCACCGCCGCGCTGGTCCGCGAATGGGCCGAGGCGGGGCAGGTCAACGTGCTGGGCGGCTGCTGTGGCTCGACGCCCGAGCACATCGCGGCGATCGCCGCGGCGGCGGCGAGCCGGCCGCCGCGCAAGCTACCCGAGCTGGCGCCCGTCACGCGGCTGGCAGGGTTGGAGCCGTTCGTGATGGCGGCTTAG
- the metF gene encoding methylenetetrahydrofolate reductase [NAD(P)H]: MTRLAPRPGPEPGAASEPSFAHLPGDIAVSFEFFPPKSEKMEQQLWDAITQLAPLNPSFVSVTYGAGGSTRERTHATVARIVQETALVPAAHLTCVAASKAEIGDIAEQYWDAGVRHIVALRGDPPPGEGARFTPHPDGYSSAAELVAGLKARRDFELSVAAYPEVHPDAATAAADLDNLKRKLDAGATRAITQFFFSADAYFRFLDQTLAAGITAPIVPGIMPVTSFSAIRRMSGNTTIPASLEALFEGLDERPGPRALVAAVAAADLCRQLYAGGVRDFHFYTLNRAEQAYAICQLLGLRPEPTP; this comes from the coding sequence ATGACGCGCCTTGCGCCCCGTCCTGGGCCCGAGCCTGGCGCGGCGAGCGAGCCTTCGTTCGCGCACCTGCCCGGCGACATCGCGGTCTCGTTCGAATTCTTCCCGCCCAAGTCCGAGAAGATGGAGCAGCAGCTGTGGGACGCGATCACCCAGCTCGCTCCGCTCAATCCCAGCTTCGTATCGGTGACCTACGGCGCGGGCGGTTCTACCCGCGAGCGCACCCACGCGACGGTCGCGCGGATCGTGCAGGAGACTGCGCTGGTTCCGGCTGCGCACCTTACCTGCGTCGCGGCCAGCAAGGCCGAGATCGGGGACATCGCCGAGCAGTACTGGGACGCGGGGGTGCGTCATATCGTCGCGCTGCGCGGCGATCCCCCGCCGGGTGAGGGCGCCAGGTTCACGCCCCATCCCGACGGCTATTCGAGCGCGGCCGAGCTGGTCGCGGGACTCAAGGCCCGCCGCGACTTCGAGCTGTCGGTCGCCGCCTATCCCGAGGTTCATCCCGACGCCGCGACCGCCGCGGCCGATCTCGACAACCTCAAGCGCAAGCTGGATGCGGGAGCGACACGCGCGATCACGCAGTTCTTCTTTTCCGCCGATGCCTATTTCCGCTTTCTCGACCAGACGCTCGCCGCCGGGATCACGGCGCCGATCGTCCCGGGGATCATGCCGGTGACCAGCTTTTCAGCAATCCGCCGGATGTCGGGCAACACCACGATCCCCGCCTCGCTCGAAGCGCTGTTCGAAGGGCTCGACGAACGTCCCGGCCCGCGCGCGCTGGTCGCCGCGGTCGCCGCGGCGGACTTGTGCCGCCAGCTCTACGCGGGCGGGGTGCGGGACTTTCACTTCTATACCCTCAACCGCGCCGAGCAGGCTTACGCGATCTGCCAGTTGCTCGGATTGCGCCCGGAGCCCACGCCATGA
- a CDS encoding metalloregulator ArsR/SmtB family transcription factor, with product MSRIDATLIDILRALADPTRLRIMRLLTRMELAVGELAQVLDQSQPRVSRHIRILAEAGLAERRREGSWVFVRSISGVDRPPLAAAVAGLIDRGEAGDPAFAAQAEADRLRLGQIRHAREARAADYFARHAAQWDVLRSLHSAEATVEAELARLLGGVSQNALGLGRVLDVGTGTGRMAELFEPAADAVIALDNSPEMLRLARARLQHLAPGRVELVQGDFAALPFADASFDTVLFHQVLHYAQSPEAVLAEAARVTRSGGRVAIVDFAPHDREELRSAHAHVRLGFSSEQVAALLDAAGFAPEASEALGGGELTVMIWTGLRRADAVSRLPRRKESA from the coding sequence ATGAGCCGGATCGACGCCACCCTGATCGACATCCTGCGCGCGCTCGCCGATCCTACGCGCCTGCGGATCATGCGTCTTTTGACGCGGATGGAGCTGGCGGTGGGCGAGTTGGCGCAAGTGCTCGACCAGTCGCAGCCGCGCGTCTCGCGCCATATCCGCATCCTCGCCGAAGCAGGCCTCGCCGAACGCCGCCGCGAGGGCAGCTGGGTGTTTGTGCGCAGCATTTCCGGCGTGGATCGACCGCCGCTTGCCGCCGCTGTTGCCGGGCTGATCGACCGCGGCGAAGCGGGCGATCCCGCGTTCGCCGCGCAGGCCGAGGCCGACCGCCTGCGCCTGGGCCAGATCCGCCACGCCCGCGAAGCCCGCGCCGCCGATTACTTCGCTCGCCACGCCGCGCAGTGGGACGTGCTGCGCTCGCTCCACAGCGCCGAGGCGACGGTCGAGGCGGAGCTGGCCCGGCTGCTCGGCGGCGTGTCCCAGAATGCGTTGGGCCTGGGCCGCGTGCTCGACGTCGGCACCGGCACCGGGCGGATGGCCGAACTGTTCGAGCCTGCCGCCGATGCCGTAATCGCGCTCGACAACAGCCCCGAGATGCTGCGGCTCGCGCGCGCCCGTCTCCAGCACCTGGCTCCCGGACGGGTCGAGCTGGTCCAGGGCGACTTCGCCGCCTTGCCGTTCGCCGATGCCAGCTTCGATACGGTGCTGTTTCATCAGGTGCTTCACTACGCACAGTCGCCCGAAGCTGTGCTCGCCGAAGCCGCGCGCGTCACTCGTTCGGGCGGGCGTGTCGCCATCGTCGATTTCGCGCCGCACGATCGCGAGGAATTGCGCAGCGCCCACGCCCATGTCCGCCTGGGCTTTTCCAGCGAGCAAGTCGCCGCATTGCTCGACGCGGCGGGGTTCGCTCCCGAGGCCAGCGAAGCGCTGGGCGGCGGTGAGCTTACCGTGATGATCTGGACGGGGTTGCGCCGGGCCGACGCGGTCAGCCGGCTCCCCCGCCGAAAGGAAAGCGCATGA
- a CDS encoding MaoC family dehydratase N-terminal domain-containing protein yields the protein MSDWDAWIGREERREDRVEPSAYARWLATLDREAPADGSVAQGFHWCLALPDAPTAGLGEDGHPLRDASPDSFLPPVPQPRRMWASSKVEFLAPLRVGAAIERRSKVASVTAKSGASGPLVFVDVAHETHADGTLAVREVQSLVYRDPPPAGTPPAPPVAGPGSFDPAAWTAHRALAPSEPLLFRFSALTFNSHRIHYDAPYATHVEGYRGLVVHGPLTASLLLDLARRELGDNALKSFAFRGVSPAIAGELLHLVMRSKSAAYELGAFAPDGREVMRASAT from the coding sequence ATGAGCGATTGGGACGCCTGGATCGGACGCGAGGAACGGCGCGAGGACCGCGTCGAGCCGAGCGCCTATGCGCGCTGGCTGGCCACGCTCGACCGCGAGGCGCCCGCGGATGGATCGGTCGCGCAGGGATTTCACTGGTGCTTGGCGCTGCCCGACGCGCCGACCGCGGGCCTGGGCGAGGACGGCCACCCGTTGCGCGATGCCTCGCCGGACAGCTTCCTCCCGCCGGTCCCGCAACCGCGCCGGATGTGGGCTTCGAGCAAAGTCGAATTCCTCGCCCCGCTCCGCGTCGGCGCGGCGATCGAGCGTCGTTCGAAGGTCGCCTCGGTCACGGCCAAGAGCGGCGCGAGCGGGCCCCTGGTGTTCGTCGATGTAGCCCACGAAACGCACGCCGACGGCACGCTGGCGGTGCGCGAGGTCCAGAGCCTCGTTTATCGCGATCCGCCGCCCGCGGGGACGCCGCCTGCTCCTCCGGTCGCGGGTCCGGGCAGCTTCGATCCCGCCGCGTGGACCGCGCACCGCGCGCTGGCGCCATCCGAGCCGCTGCTGTTCCGTTTCTCCGCGCTGACGTTCAACAGTCACCGCATCCACTACGACGCGCCCTATGCCACGCATGTCGAAGGCTATCGCGGACTCGTCGTCCATGGCCCGTTGACCGCCAGCTTGCTGCTCGATCTGGCGCGGCGCGAGCTGGGCGACAACGCGCTGAAGTCATTCGCTTTCCGCGGCGTCTCGCCGGCCATCGCCGGAGAATTGCTGCACCTCGTGATGCGCAGCAAAAGTGCAGCATACGAACTCGGTGCCTTCGCGCCCGACGGTCGCGAGGTCATGCGCGCGAGCGCGACCTAG
- the arfB gene encoding alternative ribosome rescue aminoacyl-tRNA hydrolase ArfB, which translates to MSDAAETIARALASIEERFIAAAGPGGQNVNKVATAVQVRLDVFALRLDEAVFARLKTLAGSRMTAAGEIVLTARRFRTQEANRVDARERIAKLVADAFKVPEKRARSRVNRINKVERLAGKKLRGAVKAGRGKVSFD; encoded by the coding sequence GTGAGCGACGCGGCCGAGACGATCGCCCGCGCGTTGGCGTCGATCGAGGAGCGGTTCATCGCGGCGGCCGGGCCGGGCGGCCAGAACGTCAACAAGGTCGCCACCGCGGTGCAGGTGCGGCTCGACGTGTTCGCGCTCCGCCTGGACGAGGCGGTGTTCGCGCGGCTCAAGACGCTGGCGGGCAGCCGGATGACCGCCGCTGGGGAGATCGTGCTGACCGCGCGCCGCTTCCGCACCCAGGAGGCGAACCGCGTCGACGCGCGCGAGCGGATCGCCAAGCTGGTCGCCGATGCCTTCAAGGTGCCGGAAAAGCGCGCTCGCAGCCGGGTCAACCGGATCAACAAGGTCGAGCGGCTGGCGGGCAAGAAGCTGCGCGGCGCGGTCAAGGCCGGGCGCGGAAAAGTCTCTTTCGACTGA
- a CDS encoding RluA family pseudouridine synthase, whose product MNAIPILFEDGEALIIDKPAGLPIERPRAGGACLEDRAHELRLGFQRSPVPVHRLDTDTSGCLLLARNPKALKRFSAAFEARAVEKVYLGVVAGVLADAEGTIELALSKISSAEHGWRMIPARKGKPSLTHWRKLDERGGLTLVEFRPETGRTHQIRVHAASGLGAALFGDPVYGAARNGMRTMLHARMLSIAREGKPPVAATSPLPADFAALGFALPDSVA is encoded by the coding sequence GTGAACGCCATTCCCATCCTGTTCGAAGACGGCGAAGCGCTGATCATCGACAAGCCCGCGGGCCTGCCGATCGAGCGGCCGCGCGCGGGCGGCGCCTGTCTCGAGGATCGGGCGCACGAACTCAGGCTCGGGTTTCAGCGTTCGCCGGTGCCGGTCCACCGCCTCGATACCGATACCTCCGGCTGCCTGCTGCTGGCGCGCAACCCCAAGGCGCTGAAGCGGTTCTCGGCGGCGTTCGAGGCGCGCGCGGTCGAGAAGGTCTATCTCGGGGTGGTGGCCGGGGTGCTGGCCGACGCCGAGGGAACCATCGAACTGGCGCTGAGCAAGATCAGCTCGGCGGAGCACGGCTGGCGCATGATCCCCGCGCGCAAGGGCAAGCCTTCGTTGACGCACTGGCGCAAGCTGGACGAGCGCGGCGGGCTGACGCTCGTCGAATTCCGGCCCGAGACCGGGCGCACCCACCAGATCCGGGTCCACGCCGCCTCGGGGCTGGGGGCGGCGCTGTTCGGCGATCCGGTCTACGGCGCGGCGCGCAACGGCATGCGGACGATGCTCCACGCCCGGATGCTGAGCATCGCCCGCGAAGGCAAGCCGCCGGTCGCCGCGACCAGCCCGCTGCCCGCCGATTTCGCCGCGCTGGGGTTCGCCCTCCCGGATTCTGTAGCGTGA
- a CDS encoding pyridoxal phosphate-dependent aminotransferase — protein MTDRATRLRAEGRDIISLSVGEPDFATPPHVVAAAKAALDAGDTRYTPVGGTARLKAAAALHFARDLGVAATPDRVTVSAGGKQAIFHALLATLDPGDDVLIPAPWWVSYPEVVRFAGAEVVALPTSAAGGFRITAAQLAAAITPRTRWFLLNSPGNPTGAVYSVSQLREIGAVLRENPRVLVLSDDIYAPLRYTPGAHATLAVECPDLADRILTVSGVSKSHAMTGFRIGVATGPRWLIAAMERLQSHSSGNPCSISQAAAVAAFEGPQDFLADWRVRFRARRDRVVAAIAAIPGLSTPTPDGAFYCLVDAAPLMGRFGTDEALCLHLLDHGVAVVAASAFGGESGFRISFAADEAMLDEALRRIAEAVALA, from the coding sequence ATGACCGACCGCGCGACTCGGCTGCGCGCCGAAGGCCGGGACATCATCTCGCTGTCGGTCGGCGAACCCGACTTCGCGACCCCGCCGCATGTGGTGGCCGCGGCCAAGGCCGCGCTCGATGCGGGCGACACCCGCTACACGCCCGTCGGCGGCACCGCCCGGCTCAAGGCGGCCGCGGCGCTGCATTTCGCGCGCGACCTGGGCGTTGCGGCAACGCCGGATCGAGTCACGGTCAGCGCCGGGGGCAAGCAGGCGATCTTCCACGCGCTGCTCGCCACGCTTGATCCGGGCGACGACGTGCTGATCCCCGCGCCGTGGTGGGTCAGCTATCCCGAGGTGGTGCGCTTCGCCGGGGCCGAGGTGGTCGCGTTGCCGACCAGCGCGGCGGGCGGCTTCCGCATCACCGCCGCCCAGCTCGCCGCCGCGATCACCCCGCGCACCCGCTGGTTCCTGCTCAACAGCCCCGGCAATCCGACCGGCGCGGTCTATTCGGTCTCCCAGTTGCGCGAAATTGGCGCAGTACTGCGCGAAAATCCCCGCGTTCTGGTGCTGTCGGACGACATCTACGCCCCGCTGCGCTACACGCCGGGCGCGCACGCGACGCTGGCGGTCGAATGCCCCGATCTGGCCGACCGCATCCTGACCGTCTCGGGCGTGTCCAAAAGCCATGCGATGACCGGCTTCCGGATCGGGGTGGCGACCGGCCCGCGCTGGCTGATCGCGGCAATGGAACGGCTCCAGTCGCACAGCTCGGGCAACCCGTGCTCGATCAGCCAGGCCGCGGCGGTGGCGGCTTTCGAAGGGCCGCAGGATTTCCTCGCCGACTGGCGCGTGCGGTTCCGCGCGCGGCGCGACCGGGTTGTGGCGGCGATCGCCGCGATTCCCGGGCTGTCGACCCCGACGCCCGACGGTGCGTTCTATTGCCTGGTCGACGCCGCGCCGCTGATGGGGCGGTTCGGAACCGATGAGGCGCTATGCCTGCACCTGCTCGACCACGGCGTGGCGGTGGTCGCGGCCAGCGCGTTCGGTGGAGAGTCAGGCTTTCGCATCAGCTTTGCCGCCGACGAGGCGATGCTCGACGAGGCGCTGCGGCGGATTGCCGAGGCGGTGGCGTTGGCGTGA
- the pabB gene encoding aminodeoxychorismate synthase component I translates to MVAPFILLDDARGEGASPARLYRDPLEIVVARRPEDVAGALLRIEHLAAEGHALAGTIAYEAGLAIEPRLAPLAARRCGAGGPLVWFGAFAGWEEIAAEAVPGWLAEQSGSAPASIGPLDPQLSPGGYLAAFAGLRAAILAGDIYQANLTFPLSGTWRGDPLALYAALRPQAAAGYGGIVFDGSHWLLSLSPELFVALKDDAVTAKPMKGTRPREADPARDAEVAGELAASIKDRAENLMIVDLMRNDLSRVSRPGSVRVERAFAVESYPTVHQMTTTVRARLRSGLGAIDVIRAIFPCGSITGAPKIRAMELIEAVERDARGPYCGAIGRIDPADANGTSDAAFNVAIRTLRLDPGPDGLAGRATMGVGSAIVADSQPLDEWRECVVKGGFVGRSTAAQCDLIETMRFDPAVGVPLIEFHLERMKASAAELGFAFDRHALRNAIQALCFDLEAPSRLRVVAARSGAHAIEMAPLPRPLPVPARVALLPLPVAATDWRLRHKTSDRGFYEEALAVARAAGADEAVFLDAAGLVTEGSFTSVFVARAGDAQDAPLLTPPAALGLLPGVLRASLLGEGRAVEAELRIGDLERGFWIGNALRGLVPARLMGT, encoded by the coding sequence ATGGTCGCCCCGTTCATCCTCCTCGACGACGCCCGCGGCGAGGGCGCGAGCCCGGCGCGGCTCTATCGCGACCCGCTCGAGATCGTCGTCGCGCGTCGGCCCGAGGACGTCGCGGGCGCCTTGCTGAGGATCGAACACTTGGCGGCAGAGGGCCACGCCCTGGCCGGAACCATCGCTTACGAGGCCGGGCTGGCGATCGAACCGCGGCTCGCCCCGCTGGCCGCCAGGCGCTGCGGCGCGGGCGGCCCGCTGGTGTGGTTCGGGGCGTTTGCCGGGTGGGAAGAGATCGCCGCTGAGGCGGTGCCGGGCTGGCTGGCGGAGCAGTCTGGGTCGGCGCCCGCTTCGATCGGCCCGCTCGATCCGCAACTCTCCCCCGGGGGCTATCTCGCCGCCTTTGCCGGCTTGCGCGCGGCAATTCTCGCAGGCGACATCTACCAGGCCAATCTGACCTTTCCGCTCTCTGGGACCTGGCGCGGCGATCCGCTGGCGCTTTACGCCGCGCTCCGTCCGCAGGCGGCGGCAGGCTATGGCGGGATCGTATTCGACGGCTCGCACTGGCTGCTGAGCCTGTCGCCCGAGCTGTTCGTGGCGCTCAAGGACGATGCGGTCACCGCCAAGCCGATGAAGGGCACGCGTCCGCGGGAAGCCGATCCGGCGCGCGATGCCGAGGTCGCCGGCGAACTCGCCGCCAGCATCAAGGATCGCGCCGAAAACCTGATGATCGTCGATCTGATGCGCAACGACCTAAGCCGCGTGTCCCGGCCCGGCAGCGTTCGGGTCGAGCGCGCGTTTGCGGTCGAGAGCTATCCCACGGTCCACCAGATGACCACCACCGTGCGCGCACGCTTGCGATCGGGGCTGGGCGCGATCGACGTGATCCGCGCGATCTTTCCCTGCGGCTCGATCACCGGCGCGCCAAAGATCCGCGCTATGGAGCTGATCGAGGCGGTCGAGCGCGACGCGCGCGGGCCTTATTGCGGCGCGATCGGCCGGATTGACCCCGCCGATGCCAACGGCACTTCCGACGCGGCGTTCAATGTGGCAATCCGCACCCTGCGGCTCGATCCCGGCCCGGACGGGTTGGCGGGCCGTGCGACGATGGGGGTGGGATCGGCGATCGTCGCCGATTCGCAGCCGCTCGACGAATGGCGCGAGTGCGTGGTCAAGGGAGGGTTCGTGGGGCGTTCGACGGCGGCACAGTGCGACCTGATCGAGACCATGCGGTTCGATCCGGCGGTCGGTGTGCCGCTGATCGAATTCCACCTCGAACGGATGAAGGCGAGCGCCGCCGAACTCGGCTTTGCGTTCGACCGCCACGCCTTGCGCAACGCGATCCAGGCGCTGTGCTTCGATCTGGAGGCGCCGTCGCGGCTGCGGGTGGTCGCGGCGCGCAGCGGGGCGCATGCAATCGAGATGGCGCCGTTGCCGCGGCCTCTGCCGGTGCCGGCGCGGGTCGCGCTGCTGCCGCTGCCGGTTGCGGCGACCGACTGGCGGCTGCGTCACAAGACCTCGGATCGGGGCTTTTACGAAGAAGCTCTGGCGGTGGCGCGCGCCGCCGGGGCCGACGAGGCGGTGTTCCTCGACGCGGCCGGGCTGGTCACCGAGGGCAGCTTCACTAGCGTGTTCGTCGCGCGGGCCGGGGATGCTCAGGACGCCCCGCTGCTAACTCCTCCCGCCGCGCTCGGTCTGCTCCCGGGCGTGCTGCGCGCGTCGTTGCTCGGCGAGGGCCGCGCGGTCGAGGCGGAGCTGCGGATCGGCGATCTGGAGCGCGGGTTCTGGATCGGCAACGCGCTGCGCGGGCTGGTCCCGGCGCGGCTGATGGGGACGTGA
- a CDS encoding helicase HerA-like domain-containing protein: MAEIFLGSTEGGERQTLLLGRANRHGLVAGATGTGKTVTLQTMAEQFSANGVPVFLADVKGDLSGICMAGSHDFKHADSLEARALQLGIVPYEYHDNPAVFWDLYGKKGHPIRTTISEMGPLLLSRLLDLNETQEGVLSIAFKWADDNGLLLLDFEDLQQTLIACAEQASELATKYGNISKASVGTIQRQLLAFQTQGADAFFGEPAFEINDFIRTDDSGKGIINILAADQLMQSPKLYATFLLWLLSELFEALPEVGDPEKPNLVFFFDEAHLLFDDAPQALFDKVEQVVRLIRSKGVGVFFITQNPIDIPEKIAGQLGNRVQHALRAFTPRDQRAIKAAAETFRINKDLDVETVITELKVGEALVSTLDEDGAPTVVQRTLIAPPHSRLGPVTDKERAIIRSISPFDGKYDSAVDRESAAEVLAKKSEDAAAAAQVVETQGVEAQRAQPRQTPSMWEKAGKAAFGAAAASAGTMIARSMTGRRSGGSVAASAASAAAGSIGTALGGAMLGRFARGLLGGLLR, translated from the coding sequence ATGGCGGAGATCTTTCTGGGCTCGACCGAAGGCGGCGAACGCCAGACGCTGCTGCTGGGCCGGGCCAACCGCCACGGCCTGGTCGCGGGGGCGACCGGCACCGGCAAGACGGTCACGCTCCAGACGATGGCAGAGCAGTTTTCCGCCAACGGCGTCCCGGTGTTCCTGGCCGACGTGAAGGGCGATCTTTCGGGCATCTGCATGGCCGGCAGCCACGATTTCAAGCACGCCGACAGCCTCGAGGCGCGTGCGCTCCAGCTTGGCATCGTGCCCTACGAATACCACGACAACCCGGCGGTGTTCTGGGACCTTTACGGCAAGAAGGGCCACCCGATCCGCACCACGATTTCGGAAATGGGCCCGCTGCTGCTGTCGCGCCTGCTGGACCTGAACGAGACGCAGGAAGGCGTGCTGTCGATCGCGTTCAAGTGGGCCGACGACAACGGGCTGCTGCTGCTCGACTTCGAGGACCTGCAGCAGACGCTGATCGCCTGCGCCGAGCAGGCGAGTGAGCTGGCGACGAAATACGGCAATATCTCCAAGGCCAGCGTCGGCACGATCCAGCGCCAGCTGCTTGCCTTCCAGACCCAGGGGGCGGACGCGTTCTTCGGCGAGCCCGCGTTCGAAATCAACGACTTCATACGCACCGACGACAGCGGCAAGGGGATCATCAACATCCTCGCCGCCGACCAGTTGATGCAGAGCCCCAAGCTTTACGCCACCTTCCTGCTGTGGCTGCTGTCCGAACTGTTCGAGGCGCTGCCCGAAGTCGGCGATCCCGAAAAGCCAAACCTGGTGTTCTTCTTCGACGAGGCGCATCTATTGTTCGACGACGCTCCGCAAGCGCTGTTCGACAAGGTCGAGCAGGTCGTCCGGCTGATCCGTTCGAAGGGCGTAGGCGTGTTTTTCATCACCCAGAACCCGATCGATATCCCCGAGAAGATCGCGGGCCAGCTCGGCAACCGCGTCCAGCATGCCTTGCGCGCGTTCACCCCGCGCGACCAGCGGGCGATCAAGGCCGCGGCGGAGACCTTCCGGATCAACAAGGACCTCGACGTCGAGACCGTGATCACCGAATTGAAGGTCGGCGAGGCGCTGGTCTCGACGCTCGACGAAGACGGCGCACCGACGGTGGTCCAGCGCACGCTGATCGCGCCGCCGCACTCGCGGCTGGGTCCGGTGACCGACAAGGAACGCGCGATCATCCGCTCGATCAGCCCGTTCGACGGCAAGTACGACAGCGCGGTCGATCGCGAGAGCGCGGCCGAAGTGCTGGCGAAGAAGTCGGAAGATGCCGCCGCGGCCGCGCAAGTGGTCGAAACCCAAGGCGTCGAAGCGCAGCGCGCCCAGCCGCGCCAGACCCCGAGCATGTGGGAAAAGGCGGGCAAAGCCGCGTTCGGCGCGGCCGCTGCCTCCGCCGGAACGATGATCGCACGCTCGATGACCGGGCGCAGGTCGGGCGGATCGGTCGCCGCCAGCGCGGCCAGCGCCGCCGCGGGGTCGATCGGCACCGCGCTGGGCGGGGCAATGCTCGGCCGGTTCGCGCGCGGGCTGCTGGGCGGATTGCTGCGGTAG
- a CDS encoding isovaleryl-CoA dehydrogenase: MRATPDFDFALGDNAEMIRDAAGRFADEQIAPLAAKVDREDWFPQLLWPAMGELGLHGITVEEEWGGLGLGYLEHVIAVEEVSRASASVGLSYGAHSNLCVNQIRRWGNPEQKAKYLPKLVSGEHVGSLAMSEAGAGSDVVSMKLKAHAVQGGWVLNGTKFWITNATYADTLVVYAKTGEGSRGITTFLIEKDMPGFSIGQKIDKVGMRGSPTAELVFNDCEVPAENVMGPENGGVGVLMSGLDYERTVLAGIQLGIMQACLDTVIPYVRERKQFGKPIGAFQLIQAKIADMYVALQSARAYTYAVAKNCDAGNTTRFDAAGAILLASENAFRVAGEAIQALGGAGYTTDWPVERYMRDAKLLDIGAGTNEIRRMLIGRELIGAGA; the protein is encoded by the coding sequence TTGCGAGCGACACCGGATTTCGACTTCGCCCTGGGCGACAACGCCGAGATGATCCGCGATGCTGCGGGGCGTTTCGCCGACGAGCAAATTGCGCCGCTGGCCGCCAAGGTCGATCGCGAGGACTGGTTCCCTCAGCTGCTGTGGCCGGCGATGGGCGAGCTGGGCCTGCACGGGATCACCGTTGAGGAGGAGTGGGGTGGGCTCGGCCTGGGCTATCTCGAGCACGTGATCGCGGTCGAGGAAGTCAGCCGCGCGAGCGCGAGCGTCGGCCTGTCTTACGGCGCGCATTCCAACTTGTGCGTCAACCAGATCAGGCGTTGGGGCAATCCCGAGCAGAAGGCCAAATACCTGCCCAAGTTGGTCAGCGGCGAGCATGTCGGCAGCTTGGCGATGAGCGAGGCCGGGGCCGGTTCGGACGTGGTCTCGATGAAATTGAAGGCGCACGCGGTCCAGGGCGGCTGGGTGCTCAACGGCACCAAGTTCTGGATCACCAACGCGACCTATGCCGACACGCTGGTGGTCTATGCCAAGACCGGCGAAGGGAGCCGCGGGATCACCACCTTCCTGATCGAGAAGGACATGCCCGGCTTCTCGATCGGCCAGAAGATCGACAAGGTCGGGATGCGCGGCTCGCCCACCGCCGAGCTGGTGTTCAACGACTGCGAGGTTCCGGCGGAGAACGTCATGGGCCCCGAGAACGGCGGCGTCGGCGTGCTGATGAGCGGCCTCGACTATGAGCGCACGGTGCTCGCCGGAATCCAGCTCGGGATCATGCAGGCCTGCCTCGACACGGTCATCCCCTACGTCCGCGAGCGGAAACAGTTCGGCAAGCCGATCGGGGCGTTCCAGCTGATCCAGGCCAAAATCGCCGACATGTACGTCGCGCTGCAATCGGCGCGGGCCTACACTTATGCAGTCGCCAAGAATTGCGACGCCGGCAACACCACCCGGTTCGACGCCGCGGGCGCGATCCTGCTCGCCAGCGAGAACGCGTTCCGCGTCGCGGGCGAGGCGATCCAGGCGCTGGGCGGCGCGGGCTATACCACCGATTGGCCGGTCGAACGGTACATGCGCGACGCCAAGCTCCTCGACATCGGCGCGGGGACCAACGAGATCAGGCGGATGCTGATCGGGCGCGAACTGATCGGAGCTGGCGCGTGA